A section of the Flavobacterium ardleyense genome encodes:
- a CDS encoding methyltransferase, with protein sequence MNWKDIKTATDNTHFLYDDNKIFNRNFIEVLKFHTPGVAPVKDYSGAFHITDEGKDLYNQRYERTFGFYCNRAAVISDKYWFHIDERGQRISKKKYAWTGNFQEEICTVRNGNNEYFHIDILGNKIYKENYIYAGDFKDGIACVKLQNGNFKHIDSKGKFINESEFVDLGIFHKKYATAKDRKGWFHIDINGIELYSERYLLVEPFYNGFALVTSVIDQKSIINEKGELILIL encoded by the coding sequence GTGAATTGGAAAGACATTAAAACAGCAACAGATAATACTCATTTTTTATATGATGATAATAAAATTTTTAATAGAAATTTTATAGAGGTTTTAAAATTTCATACGCCCGGAGTTGCGCCGGTAAAAGATTATTCTGGAGCCTTCCATATTACCGATGAAGGAAAGGATTTGTATAATCAAAGATATGAGAGAACATTTGGCTTTTATTGCAACCGCGCAGCGGTTATATCAGATAAATATTGGTTCCATATTGATGAGCGAGGACAACGAATAAGTAAAAAGAAATACGCATGGACAGGAAATTTTCAAGAGGAAATTTGTACAGTTAGGAATGGAAATAATGAATATTTCCATATTGATATATTAGGTAATAAAATATATAAAGAAAACTATATCTATGCGGGCGACTTTAAAGATGGAATTGCATGTGTAAAATTACAAAACGGCAATTTTAAGCATATCGATAGCAAAGGCAAGTTTATCAATGAAAGCGAATTTGTTGATTTAGGGATTTTCCATAAAAAGTATGCAACTGCAAAAGATAGAAAAGGGTGGTTTCACATAGACATTAATGGAATTGAATTGTATTCGGAAAGATATTTACTTGTTGAGCCTTTCTACAATGGATTTGCCTTAGTAACTTCCGTTATTGATCAAAAAAGTATAATTAATGAAAAAGGCGAATTAATCTTAATACTTTGA
- a CDS encoding transposase has translation MKYKKWTLDQKLEILASSEEIGIVEACRKYGVSTGTLYNWKKKHEHKGEAGLKVTYDTKTKEHKEVVEENRILRKLLSDREIELEVQRELLKKKFGTSDPRKI, from the coding sequence ATGAAATACAAGAAATGGACTTTAGATCAGAAGCTAGAAATATTAGCTAGTTCAGAAGAAATAGGTATTGTGGAGGCTTGCCGCAAATATGGCGTTAGTACAGGTACTTTATATAATTGGAAGAAAAAGCATGAGCATAAAGGAGAGGCTGGCTTAAAAGTGACATACGATACTAAAACGAAGGAGCATAAAGAAGTGGTTGAGGAAAATCGTATTCTGCGTAAGCTCTTAAGCGATCGGGAAATTGAGTTGGAAGTACAAAGAGAGCTTTTAAAAAAAAAGTTTGGGACATCCGATCCAAGAAAGATTTAG